A genomic segment from Methanomicrobium sp. W14 encodes:
- a CDS encoding ABC transporter ATP-binding protein → MLSVKGLECTYMAGDSSVKAVDGVSLELKEGDVLGIVGESGSGKTTLALGIMGLLPENTEVSGEILYEGSMISGISEPEMDRFRWKEIAMVFQNALEILNPVMKTGPQVIEPMIKHLQISRDEAEYRCASLFEAVGLEPSWMNSYPHQLSGGMRQRVLLAMAISCRPKLLILDEVTSALDAFARKEIRDLLMKLKNEFSYTMIVISHDITFVSSVASDIAVMYAGRVVESGPAREVIVSPCHPYTRGLVNSTPDIFIYKDLWGIPGDSLYGTESSGCPFSPRCTQKTKECGLSKPELCECGKGRMIACHRGGIITLLEAENLEFKYSLPGKKELLAVGGVSVDVKEGEVFAVVGQTGSGKSTLAHMLAGVEKPFSGSVKFRGKPLLPGGCGSCFDGVQIVFQDPFSATSSRFTVLDAVKEPLDINKIGSSADRVKMVSEALSLVRLPSDDFFVKKYCGELSGGQRQRVALARAMVMRPKLLIADEITSALDVSTSANVMRLLKGLQNRRGFAMIYISHDLALTLKIADRIAVMKSGKIVEAGNAHDIMLSPGNEYTKKLVGSRMGLCCHSH, encoded by the coding sequence ATGCTTTCGGTTAAAGGCCTTGAGTGCACGTACATGGCAGGAGATAGTTCCGTAAAGGCTGTTGACGGTGTATCCCTGGAGTTAAAAGAGGGTGATGTCCTTGGAATCGTCGGTGAATCCGGAAGCGGAAAGACCACGCTTGCACTTGGGATTATGGGGCTTCTTCCCGAAAATACTGAGGTTTCGGGTGAAATACTGTATGAAGGCAGTATGATTTCAGGTATTTCCGAACCTGAAATGGACAGGTTCCGCTGGAAAGAGATTGCAATGGTCTTCCAGAACGCACTTGAGATATTAAATCCTGTCATGAAAACAGGGCCGCAGGTTATTGAGCCGATGATAAAACACCTTCAAATTTCCCGTGATGAGGCTGAATACAGGTGTGCATCCCTGTTTGAGGCCGTCGGACTTGAACCATCGTGGATGAACTCATACCCGCACCAGCTTTCGGGAGGAATGAGGCAGAGGGTGCTTCTCGCAATGGCCATTTCCTGCAGGCCGAAGCTTCTTATCCTTGACGAGGTGACATCGGCTCTTGATGCGTTTGCAAGAAAGGAAATACGCGACCTTCTGATGAAGCTTAAGAACGAATTCAGCTACACAATGATTGTCATATCGCATGACATCACTTTTGTGTCGTCTGTTGCATCAGACATTGCCGTTATGTACGCCGGAAGAGTCGTCGAGAGCGGGCCTGCACGTGAGGTGATAGTCTCTCCCTGTCATCCTTATACGAGGGGGCTTGTGAACTCGACTCCTGACATATTCATCTACAAGGACCTGTGGGGGATTCCGGGAGACTCTTTGTATGGCACGGAGTCTTCGGGCTGCCCGTTTTCGCCACGCTGCACCCAGAAGACAAAGGAATGCGGGTTGTCAAAGCCTGAACTCTGCGAATGCGGAAAAGGCCGCATGATAGCGTGCCACAGGGGCGGAATCATCACTCTCCTTGAGGCTGAAAACCTTGAATTCAAATACTCTCTGCCTGGCAAAAAGGAGCTTTTGGCAGTCGGCGGTGTCTCCGTTGATGTGAAGGAGGGTGAGGTCTTTGCTGTCGTCGGGCAGACGGGCAGCGGGAAGTCTACCCTGGCCCATATGCTTGCGGGAGTGGAAAAGCCGTTTTCAGGCAGCGTTAAGTTTCGGGGAAAGCCCCTTCTGCCAGGTGGGTGCGGTTCCTGTTTTGACGGTGTCCAGATAGTTTTCCAGGACCCTTTCAGCGCCACAAGCAGCAGGTTTACCGTCCTTGACGCCGTAAAAGAGCCTCTTGACATAAATAAAATCGGGTCTTCTGCGGACAGGGTAAAAATGGTCTCAGAAGCCCTTTCACTTGTAAGGCTTCCTTCTGACGATTTCTTTGTGAAAAAATACTGCGGCGAGCTTTCCGGGGGCCAGAGGCAGAGGGTTGCCCTTGCACGTGCGATGGTCATGAGGCCGAAGCTTCTGATTGCAGACGAGATAACATCGGCACTTGACGTTTCGACTTCTGCAAACGTAATGAGACTTTTGAAGGGACTCCAGAACAGGCGTGGTTTTGCGATGATCTACATCTCGCACGACCTTGCTCTTACCTTAAAGATTGCAGACAGGATTGCTGTAATGAAGTCAGGAAAGATTGTCGAGGCGGGAAACGCCCATGACATTATGCTTTCCCCCGGAAACGAATACACAAAAAAACTTGTAGGGTCAAGAATGGGTTTATGCTGCCATTCGCACTGA
- a CDS encoding AAA family ATPase: MKMVICGKGGSGKSTIVSLLAGEYIKEGRKVLVVDTDESNAGLNRILGMQPPKDLMEYFGGKREMMDGLRKSEKEGQEVSMCNWTIDEIPGGYITKKGSLGLVAIGKIHEPGEGCACPMGVLSKKFLSDLKTEDDEVVIIDTEAGIEHFGRGVDGVCDVILMVVDPSYESLRLSKDVKRMSGVIDLPLYYILNKTDDTTSGYLRDNIDDKEKIIAEFKQNPEILSAGLLGKEVEASVPAVFDIIKKLGAQA, from the coding sequence ATGAAAATGGTAATCTGCGGCAAAGGCGGGAGCGGAAAGAGCACAATCGTCTCCCTTCTTGCAGGAGAATATATTAAGGAAGGACGAAAGGTTCTTGTAGTTGACACAGACGAGTCAAACGCCGGTCTCAACCGGATTTTGGGGATGCAGCCCCCGAAAGACCTTATGGAGTATTTCGGCGGCAAAAGAGAGATGATGGACGGTTTAAGGAAATCCGAGAAGGAGGGACAGGAAGTCTCCATGTGCAACTGGACGATTGATGAAATTCCTGGAGGTTATATTACAAAAAAAGGCAGCCTCGGACTTGTTGCAATCGGAAAAATCCACGAACCCGGCGAAGGGTGTGCATGCCCGATGGGGGTTTTGTCCAAGAAGTTCTTGTCAGACCTTAAAACCGAAGACGACGAAGTCGTGATAATCGACACTGAAGCCGGAATAGAGCATTTCGGAAGGGGTGTAGACGGTGTCTGCGACGTGATTCTTATGGTCGTTGACCCGTCATACGAGTCCCTGCGTCTTTCAAAGGATGTAAAGAGGATGTCGGGCGTCATTGACCTCCCCCTGTATTATATCCTCAACAAGACAGACGATACGACTTCGGGGTATCTGAGGGACAATATCGACGACAAGGAAAAGATTATCGCCGAGTTTAAGCAGAACCCTGAAATTCTTTCGGCAGGACTTCTTGGAAAAGAGGTCGAAGCCAGTGTGCCTGCCGTTTTTGACATCATAAAAAAGCTGGGTGCGCAGGCATAA
- a CDS encoding ABC transporter permease: MNGFKASLQEPGRILKVSRENVNELVKSFKSTFSKFSIEGKIGVAGLFLIVMMAVFAPLITVYPPDKITGDSLESPDPGHVLGTDELGMDIWSQVCYGARMSLTIGLAVAFIAGFGGGALGILAGYRGGIFDEVLMRVIDVTMALPSLPLLIVISAFLGPSIVNVIIILVLFSWAKPARLARSQTLSIKKNSYIVSARMFGAKPFYLLRKHIFPEVLPILLVLIIGISSHAIVAETGLAFLGLGDPTSKSWGMMINYATSFRSIYFTPYWQWWLLPPLFMLIFLLLCLAFISRDMERVLDPKLLRKTGGKS; encoded by the coding sequence ATGAACGGTTTTAAAGCTTCACTGCAGGAGCCTGGCCGTATCCTGAAAGTATCCCGTGAAAATGTGAATGAACTTGTTAAAAGCTTTAAAAGTACATTTTCAAAGTTCAGCATAGAGGGCAAAATTGGTGTTGCAGGACTTTTTTTAATTGTTATGATGGCAGTATTCGCACCACTTATAACAGTGTACCCGCCTGACAAAATAACGGGTGATTCCCTTGAATCGCCTGACCCGGGGCATGTCCTCGGGACCGACGAACTCGGGATGGATATATGGTCGCAGGTGTGCTACGGTGCAAGGATGAGCCTTACGATAGGTCTTGCTGTAGCTTTTATCGCAGGTTTCGGCGGCGGTGCCCTTGGAATTCTGGCAGGCTACCGCGGGGGAATCTTCGACGAAGTCCTGATGAGGGTAATCGATGTCACGATGGCCCTTCCGAGTCTTCCGCTTCTGATTGTAATCTCGGCGTTTCTGGGCCCGAGCATCGTGAACGTTATAATAATACTTGTCCTTTTCAGCTGGGCGAAACCTGCACGCCTGGCACGTTCTCAGACTCTGTCGATAAAAAAGAACAGCTACATAGTGTCCGCGAGGATGTTCGGTGCAAAACCGTTTTACCTGCTGAGAAAACACATATTCCCTGAAGTCCTCCCGATTCTTCTGGTGCTTATCATAGGAATATCCTCGCATGCTATAGTTGCCGAGACAGGACTTGCTTTTCTGGGACTTGGTGACCCCACCTCGAAGAGCTGGGGGATGATGATAAATTACGCGACGAGTTTTCGTTCGATATATTTTACTCCGTACTGGCAGTGGTGGCTTCTTCCGCCCCTTTTCATGCTGATATTTCTTCTTTTATGCCTTGCCTTCATAAGCAGGGATATGGAGCGTGTCCTTGACCCGAAGCTGTTGAGAAAAACAGGGGGGAAGAGCTGA